The following proteins are encoded in a genomic region of Coffea eugenioides isolate CCC68of chromosome 6, Ceug_1.0, whole genome shotgun sequence:
- the LOC113774854 gene encoding MLO-like protein 6 isoform X1, translated as MAAGGGRSLEETPTWAVAVVCFVLVAISTIIEYAIHLIEKWLTKRNRRALCEALEKIKSELMLLGFMSLLLTIGQGPISEICISKSLGTTWHPCNKKQEHSRHDIDAEKEASGHRRLLAFPESSYGQRRVLAAAGYDKCAAKGKVPFVSSDGIHQLHIFIFVLAVFHVLYCITTYALGTAKMRKWKAWEMETRTSEYQFAQDPERFRFARDTSFGRRHLSFWSRSTILLWTVSFFRQFVRSVPKVDYLTLRYGFIIAHLAPQNQANFDFQQYIKRSLEEDFKVVVGISPLIWLFAVLFLLFNTHGWQSYLWLPFIPLIIILLVGTKLQVIITKMGLRIQERGEVVQGTPLVQPADDLFWFNRPRVLLYLIHFILFQNAFQLALFVWSWYEYGFQSCFHENTKDVAIRISMGVLIQILCSYVTLPLYALVTQMVSTMKPTIFNKNVAKALRTWHQTARKHIKQKRHSDSVGPVSSQPSTPLQGTSPVHLLHYYKNEIDSVETSSRISSYNTQPWEKGSPQLSCPQNDPSSTQQARNNHTIEERVASEQVKNKEGLVPQTHLFQHKVDIPSADF; from the exons ATGGCAGCAGGAGGAGGTAGATCTCTTGAAGAGACACCCACTTGGGCAGTTGCAGTTGTCTGCTTTGTGCTAGTAGCAATATCTACAATCATTGAATACGCCATTCACTTGATTGAAAAG TGGTTAACAAAGAGAAATAGGAGAGCTCTTTGTGAAGCACTTGAAAAGATCAAATCAG AGCTTATGCTTCTAGGTTTCATGTCATTGCTCCTAACAATAGGACAAGGGCCAATTTCAGAAATATGCATATCAAAGTCCCTAGGCACTACTTGGCATCCATGCAACAAAAAACAAGAACATAGCAGGCACGACATTGATGCAGAAAAGGAAGCAAGTGGACATAGAAGGCTCCTCGCATTTCCAGAATCTAGCTACGGTCAACGACGTGTTTTGGCAGCTGCTGGCTATGACAAATGTGCAGCAAAG GGAAAAGTTCCATTTGTGTCCTCTGATGGCATCCATCAACTTCACATATTCATCTTTGTACTAGCTGTTTTTCATGTGCTTTATTGTATAACCACATATGCTTTGGGCACAGCCAAG ATGAGAAAGTGGAAAGCATGGGAAATGGAAACCAGAACATCAGAGTATCAATTTGCACAAG ATCCAGAGAGGTTTAGATTCGCAAGAGACACGTCTTTTGGGCGACGGCATCTAAGCTTCTGGAGTCGCTCAACCATTCTTCTATGGACG GTGTCTTTCTTTAGACAGTTTGTCAGATCAGTACCCAAGGTGGATTATCTGACTCTGCGCTACGGATTTATAATT GCACATTTAGCACCACAGAATCAGGCTAATTTTGATTTCCAGCAGTACATCAAAAGGTCACTTGAAGAAGACTTCAAAGTTGTTGTAGGTATCAG CCCACTTATCTGGTTGTTTGCTGTACTTTTCCTGCTGTTTAACACTCATG GTTGGCAGTCCTACCTGTGGTTACCCTTTATCCCACTGATT ATTATCCTATTGGTGGGAACTAAACTTCAGGTTATAATAACCAAGATGGGTTTAAGGATTCAAGAAAGAGGGGAAGTGGTCCAAGGAACTCCTTTAGTTCAGCCAGCAGATGATCTCTTCTGGTTCAATCGCCCTCGAGTCTTACTCTATCTGATCCACTTTATTCTCTTCCAG AATGCATTTCAACTGGCCTTGTTTGTCTGGTCTTGG TATGAATATGGATTTCAGTCGTGCTTCCATGAGAACACAAAAGATGTGGCAATCAGAATATCAATGGG GGTGCTGATACAAATACTCTGTAGTTACGTGACTCTCCCACTCTATGCTTTGGTAACACAG ATGGTTTCAACCATGAAACCAACAATCTTCAATAAGAATGTAGCTAAGGCACTGCGTACCTGGCACCAAACTGCAAGAAAGCACATAAAGCAGAAACGTCACTCAGATTCTGTGGGTCCAGTTTCAAGTCAGCCAAGCACTCCACTGCAGGGAACATCCCCTGTTCATCTACTACACTACTACAAAAATGAGATTGATAGTGTAGAGACATcttcaagaatttccagttaCAATACACAACCATGGGAAAAAGGATCCCCTCAACTCTCATGCCCGCAAAATGACCCATCAAGTACTCAACAAGCTAGAAATAATCATACTATTGAAGAAAGAGTAGCTTCTGAACAGGTTAAAAACAAGGAAGGCTTAGTCCCTCAAACTCATTTATTCCAACACAAAGTAGATATTCCGTCAGCAGATTTCTGA
- the LOC113774854 gene encoding MLO-like protein 12 isoform X2, translating to MAIKTRSLEETPTWAVAVVCFVLVAISTIIEYAIHLIEKWLTKRNRRALCEALEKIKSELMLLGFMSLLLTIGQGPISEICISKSLGTTWHPCNKKQEHSRHDIDAEKEASGHRRLLAFPESSYGQRRVLAAAGYDKCAAKGKVPFVSSDGIHQLHIFIFVLAVFHVLYCITTYALGTAKMRKWKAWEMETRTSEYQFAQDPERFRFARDTSFGRRHLSFWSRSTILLWTVSFFRQFVRSVPKVDYLTLRYGFIIAHLAPQNQANFDFQQYIKRSLEEDFKVVVGISPLIWLFAVLFLLFNTHGWQSYLWLPFIPLIIILLVGTKLQVIITKMGLRIQERGEVVQGTPLVQPADDLFWFNRPRVLLYLIHFILFQNAFQLALFVWSWYEYGFQSCFHENTKDVAIRISMGVLIQILCSYVTLPLYALVTQMVSTMKPTIFNKNVAKALRTWHQTARKHIKQKRHSDSVGPVSSQPSTPLQGTSPVHLLHYYKNEIDSVETSSRISSYNTQPWEKGSPQLSCPQNDPSSTQQARNNHTIEERVASEQVKNKEGLVPQTHLFQHKVDIPSADF from the exons atggCAATCAAAACAAG ATCTCTTGAAGAGACACCCACTTGGGCAGTTGCAGTTGTCTGCTTTGTGCTAGTAGCAATATCTACAATCATTGAATACGCCATTCACTTGATTGAAAAG TGGTTAACAAAGAGAAATAGGAGAGCTCTTTGTGAAGCACTTGAAAAGATCAAATCAG AGCTTATGCTTCTAGGTTTCATGTCATTGCTCCTAACAATAGGACAAGGGCCAATTTCAGAAATATGCATATCAAAGTCCCTAGGCACTACTTGGCATCCATGCAACAAAAAACAAGAACATAGCAGGCACGACATTGATGCAGAAAAGGAAGCAAGTGGACATAGAAGGCTCCTCGCATTTCCAGAATCTAGCTACGGTCAACGACGTGTTTTGGCAGCTGCTGGCTATGACAAATGTGCAGCAAAG GGAAAAGTTCCATTTGTGTCCTCTGATGGCATCCATCAACTTCACATATTCATCTTTGTACTAGCTGTTTTTCATGTGCTTTATTGTATAACCACATATGCTTTGGGCACAGCCAAG ATGAGAAAGTGGAAAGCATGGGAAATGGAAACCAGAACATCAGAGTATCAATTTGCACAAG ATCCAGAGAGGTTTAGATTCGCAAGAGACACGTCTTTTGGGCGACGGCATCTAAGCTTCTGGAGTCGCTCAACCATTCTTCTATGGACG GTGTCTTTCTTTAGACAGTTTGTCAGATCAGTACCCAAGGTGGATTATCTGACTCTGCGCTACGGATTTATAATT GCACATTTAGCACCACAGAATCAGGCTAATTTTGATTTCCAGCAGTACATCAAAAGGTCACTTGAAGAAGACTTCAAAGTTGTTGTAGGTATCAG CCCACTTATCTGGTTGTTTGCTGTACTTTTCCTGCTGTTTAACACTCATG GTTGGCAGTCCTACCTGTGGTTACCCTTTATCCCACTGATT ATTATCCTATTGGTGGGAACTAAACTTCAGGTTATAATAACCAAGATGGGTTTAAGGATTCAAGAAAGAGGGGAAGTGGTCCAAGGAACTCCTTTAGTTCAGCCAGCAGATGATCTCTTCTGGTTCAATCGCCCTCGAGTCTTACTCTATCTGATCCACTTTATTCTCTTCCAG AATGCATTTCAACTGGCCTTGTTTGTCTGGTCTTGG TATGAATATGGATTTCAGTCGTGCTTCCATGAGAACACAAAAGATGTGGCAATCAGAATATCAATGGG GGTGCTGATACAAATACTCTGTAGTTACGTGACTCTCCCACTCTATGCTTTGGTAACACAG ATGGTTTCAACCATGAAACCAACAATCTTCAATAAGAATGTAGCTAAGGCACTGCGTACCTGGCACCAAACTGCAAGAAAGCACATAAAGCAGAAACGTCACTCAGATTCTGTGGGTCCAGTTTCAAGTCAGCCAAGCACTCCACTGCAGGGAACATCCCCTGTTCATCTACTACACTACTACAAAAATGAGATTGATAGTGTAGAGACATcttcaagaatttccagttaCAATACACAACCATGGGAAAAAGGATCCCCTCAACTCTCATGCCCGCAAAATGACCCATCAAGTACTCAACAAGCTAGAAATAATCATACTATTGAAGAAAGAGTAGCTTCTGAACAGGTTAAAAACAAGGAAGGCTTAGTCCCTCAAACTCATTTATTCCAACACAAAGTAGATATTCCGTCAGCAGATTTCTGA
- the LOC113774855 gene encoding uncharacterized protein LOC113774855 translates to MADNYAISCLVGLMDNLWFRNVILVSEPSTPSLYSKIHKPSSMAAVSEELLYSSSNDSQTQLISDEDSSSSSITNQAEFDEQESDEKETTTTCAESEVTASRSRSQSSSPSNLKRSRSLRLSSTAGTTGRRLHKTMSCKSLCELELEEVQGFMDLGFIFNNENMSKRMMSVIPGLQRLELSGSTIQGKDNILMGSPPHNETRRVEGGAEQTITRPYLSEAWLIRRPDSPLLNLRIPRVSTAADMKKHLKYWARTVASAIALET, encoded by the exons ATGGCAGACAATTATGCCATATCATGTCTAGTAGGGCTCATGGATAATCTTTGGTTTCGCAACGTTATTCTTGTCTCGGAACCATCGACGCCTTCACTTTATTCAAAGATCCATAAGCCGTCATCCATGGCTGCAGTCTCAGAAGAACTTTTATATTCATCAAGCAACGACTCTCAAACGCAGCTTATTTCGGACGAAGACTCATCATCATCTTCCATAACTAATCAG GCTGAGTTTGACGAGCAAGAGAGTGATGAGAAGGAAACTACTACTACTTGTGCTGAATCAGAGGTTACGGCCAGCAGATCCCGGTCTCAGTCATCGTCGCCATCTAATTTAAAGCGATCAAGAAGCCTCAGACTCTCTAGTACTGCAGGTACCACTGGCAGGAGATTGCACAAAACCATGAGCTGCAAAAGCCTGTGCGAGCTTGAACTGGAAGAAGTACAAGGTTTCATGGACTTGGGTTTCATTTTTAACAACGAAAACATGAGCAAAAGGATGATGAGCGTAATTCCAGGGTTGCAAAGACTGGAGCTGTCCGGAAGCACCATTCAAGGGAAAGATAACATTTTAATGGGCAGCCCTCCACATAATGAAACTCGACGAGTTGAAGGAGGAGCTGAACAAACCATAACTAGGCCGTATCTATCGGAGGCGTGGCTAATCAGAAGGCCTGACTCACCGCTCCTAAATTTAAGAATTCCCAGAGTCTCTACCGCTGCGGATATGAAGAAACATCTCAAATACTGGGCTAGAACCGTCGCTTCCGCGATTGCGCTTGAAACTTGA
- the LOC113773458 gene encoding peroxidase 21, with amino-acid sequence MANRIPRSSSCFFIFLLLPLLLQFCSGKSDLQLNYYSESCPRAEEIIKEQVVNLYHKHGNTAISWVRNIFHDCMVKSCDASLLLDNAPGMESEKNSARSFGMRNFKYINTIKQALESECPGTVSCADIVALSARDGVVLLGGPEIEMKTGRKDSKVSHAADVDSLIPNHNDSMSSVLSRFQSVGIDAEGTVALLGGHSVGRIHCINFVDRLYPNADPTLNPAHVEYLKRRCPSPKPDPKAVEYSRDDLATPMVLDNLYYKSILDGKGLLIVDQELASDPLTSPFVQKMAADNDYFQDQFSRALLILSENNPLLNDEGEVRKDCRFANKK; translated from the exons ATGGCCAACAGGATCCCTCGTTCGAGCTCCTGCTTCTTCATCTTTCTGTTATTACCGTTGCTCTTACAGTTTTGTTCTg GGAAAAGTGATCTCCAATTAAACTACTACTCAGAAAGTTGCCCAAGGGCTGAAGAGATCATCAAAGAGCAAGTCGTCAACCTGTACCACAAGCATGGAAATACTGCAATTTCGTGGGTCAGAAATATATTCCATGATTGCATGGTTAAG TCATGCGATGCGTCGCTTCTGCTGGACAACGCCCCTGGCATGGAGTCTGAGAAGAACTCAGCGAGGAGCTTTGGAATGAGAAACTTCAAGTACATAAACACAATTAAGCAGGCCCTGGAAAGTGAATGCCCCGGTACAGTTTCTTGTGCTGATATCGTCGCTCTCTCTGCAAGGGATGGCGTCGTTTTG TTGGGAGGGCCAGAAATTGAGATGAAAACCGGGAGGAAAGACAGCAAAGTCAGTCATGCGGCGGACGTTGACAGCCTTATTCCTAACCATAACGATAGCATGTCTTCAGTTCTTTCGCGCTTTCAGTCGGTTGGGATCGATGCAGAAGGAACTGTTGCTTTACTAG GCGGTCACTCAGTGGGGCGAATTCATTGCATCAATTTTGTGGACAGACTCTATCCAAACGCTGACCCGACCCTTAACCCTGCTCATGTTGAATACCTCAAACGTCGATGCCCCTCTCCAAAACCAGACCCCAAGGCGGTGGAGTATTCCAGAGATGATCTTGCAACGCCCATGGTGCTCGATAACTTATATTACAAGAGCATCTTGGACGGCAAAGGGCTCCTGATAGTCGATCAAGAATTGGCTTCGGATCCTTTGACGTCTCCTTTTGTCCAGAAGATGGCTGCTGACAATGACTACTTCCAAGACCAGTTTTCAAGGGCTCTGCTGATTTTGTCCGAGAATAATCCCCTTCTCAATGATGAGGGAGAGGTAAGAAAGGATTGTCGCTTTGCTAACAAGAAGTAA
- the LOC113775247 gene encoding L-type lectin-domain containing receptor kinase VIII.1 — translation MTSLRGDFPGTIVLTLLINCVVLLHSPVSVSAAQFDFSTLAISSLKLIGDAHMLNGSVRLTGDLTVPNSGAGKVLFSKPVRFLQPGSQNPVSFSTFFSFSVTNLNPSSIGGGLAFIITPDDVALGDAGGYLGIMDSEGAQAGVVAVEFDTLMDVEFKDINGNHVGLDLNSMVSAEASDLDAVGVDLKSGDLVNSWIDYSGSTRILNVFVSYSNLKPKEPLLSTTLNLNEYVNDVMFVGFSGSTQGSTETHSIEWWSFSSSFDVNSKSNSPSAMSSPPPPPPPGNNVNSTSPALAPSQSNNASSSTALHEKSSSKCHNQLCKQGPGAVVGVVTAGAFFLALCALLLIWVYSKKFKHVKNSETLAKDIIKMPKEFSYKELKLATKGFDSTRVIGHGAFGTVYKGILPDSGDIVAVKRCSHSGQGKTEFLSELSIIGTLRHRNLVRLQGWCHEKGEILLVYDLMPNGSLDKALFESRMVLPWAHRLKILLGVASALAYLHQECENQVIHRDIKSSNIMLDEGFNARLGDFGLARQVEHDKSPDATVAAGTMGYLAPEYLLTGRASDKTDVFSYGAVVLEVASGRRPIEKEASGVGKVGVGSNLVEWVWSLHKEGRLLTAADSRICGEFEEAEMRRVLLVGLACSHPDPMARPAMRGVAQMLVGEAEVPLVPRAKPALSFSTSHLLLNLQDSVSDLNGLLTISTSSSDHSFNGDGINLV, via the coding sequence ATGACGTCACTTCGCGGCGATTTTCCCGGCACCATTGTACTGACACTCCTCATCAACTGTGTGGTGCTTCTCCACTCTCCCGTCAGCGTCTCCGCCGCTCAATTTGATTTCAGCACGTTAGCCATATCCAGCCTGAAGCTAATCGGGGATGCCCACATGCTCAACGGGAGCGTGAGGCTAACTGGCGACCTGACTGTCCCCAACTCCGGCGCCGGGAAAGTCTTGTTTTCGAAACCCGTCAGGTTCCTCCAGCCTGGGTCTCAGAATCCAGTGAGCTTCTCTACATTCTTCTCATTCTCGGTTACTAATTTGAATCCGTCCTCCATTGGTGGCGGTCTAGCGTTTATCATCACGCCGGACGACGTTGCGCTGGGCGACGCCGGAGGATACTTGGGGATCATGGACTCAGAGGGTGCCCAAGCCGGCGTCGTCGCCGTCGAATTCGACACTCTGATGGACGTTGAGTTCAAGGACATCAATGGGAACCACGTGGGTTTGGATCTGAATTCCATGGTGTCAGCTGAAGCAAGCGACTTGGATGCCGTCGGCGTGGATCTCAAGAGCGGTGACTTGGTTAACTCGTGGATCGACTACTCCGGGTCAACCCGGATACTGAATGTATTTGTATCCTACTCCAATCTCAAACCGAAAGAGCCGCTGCTATCAACCACCCTTAATCTTAACGAGTACGTGAATGATGTCATGTTCGTCGGGTTTAGTGGGTCGACTCAGGGGAGCACTGAGACTCATAGCATTGAATGGTGGAGTTTCAGTTCATCATTCGACGTAAATTCCAAGTCTAACTCCCCGTCAGCAATGTCATCACCGCCGCCACCGCCGCCGCCCGGGAACAACGTCAACTCAACGTCCCCTGCCTTAGCTCCATCGCAGTCTAACAACGCCAGTAGCAGTACAGCCTTGCACGAGAAGAGCAGCAGCAAGTGTCACAACCAATTGTGTAAACAAGGCCCAGGGGCCGTTGTTGGGGTGGTCACGGCTGGTGCTTTCTTTCTGGCATTATGTGCATTGCTTCTGATATGGGTTTACTCCAAAAAATTCAAGCACGTAAAAAATTCCGAGACATTGGCTAAAGATATCATCAAGATGCCCAAGGAATTTAGCTATAAGGAGCTCAAGCTTGCGACCAAAGGATTTGATTCTACGCGGGTTATTGGGCACGGCGCGTTCGGGACGGTGTATAAGGGTATACTGCCGGATAGCGGCGACATTGTTGCGGTGAAGAGATGTAGCCATAGTGGGCAGGGGAAGACAGAGTTTTTGTCTGAATTGTCGATAATCGGAACCCTTAGGCATAGAAATCTCGTCAGGCTACAAGGTTGGTGCCATGAGAAGGGTGAGATTTTGTTGGTCTACGACTTGATGCCCAATGGGAGTCTTGACAAGGCATTATTCGAGTCGAGGATGGTTTTGCCGTGGGCTCACAGGCTGAAGATTTTGTTAGGCGTTGCTTCTGCCTTGGCCTATTTGCATCAAGAATGCGAAAATCAGGTGATTCACAGGGACATTAAGAGCAGTAACATAATGTTAGACGAAGGGTTCAATGCTAGATTAGGAGATTTTGGGCTGGCGAGGCAGGTTGAGCATGACAAATCTCCCGATGCTACGGTGGCTGCGGGAACGATGGGTTACTTGGCTCCCGAGTATTTGTTAACCGGGAGGGCTTCTGATAAAACGGATGTTTTTAGCTACGGAGCGGTGGTGCTGGAGGTGGCCAGTGGGAGGAGGCCCATCGAGAAAGAAGCAAGTGGGGTGGGGAAAGTTGGGGTGGGGAGCAATTTGGTGGAATGGGTGTGGAGTTTGCACAAAGAAGGGAGGCTGTTGACGGCGGCTGATTCGAGGATTTGCGGAGAGTTTGAGGAGGCGGAGATGAGGAGGGTGCTATTGGTGGGGTTAGCTTGCTCTCACCCGGACCCAATGGCCAGACCTGCAATGAGGGGTGTGGCCCAAATGCTGGTGGGCGAGGCGGAGGTCCCATTAGTCCCCAGAGCAAAGCCAGCCTTGAGTTTCAGCACATCTCACCTTCTGCTGAACTTGCAGGACAGCGTTTCTGATTTGAATGGATTGCTCACCATCTCTACCTCCTCGTCGGATCACAGCTTTAACGGTGATGGAATCAACCTCGTTTAA
- the LOC113774957 gene encoding DNA-binding protein S1FA-like yields the protein MDYEQDFGDRVPPSFDSRNMGVETEAKGFNPGLIVLLLVGGLILAFLVGNYFLYMYAQKTLPPKKKKPVSKKKMKKERLKQGVSAPGE from the exons ATGGATTACGAACAAGACTTCGGAGATCGCGTGCCTCCCTCCTTTGATTCG AGAAACATGGGGGTGGAAACTGAAGCCAAAGGATTCAATCCGGGATTGATTGTCTTACTTCTCGTTGGTGGGCTAATATTGGCATTCCTTGTTGGGAATTACTTTCTTTACATGTATGCACAGAAAACCCTTCCTCCAAAGAAAAAGAAGCCAGTTTccaagaagaagatgaagaaggagagaCTGAAGCAAGGTGTTTCAGCACCAGGAGAATAG